From the Salinimicrobium tongyeongense genome, one window contains:
- a CDS encoding amidophosphoribosyltransferase — MSDALKHECGIAQLRLLKPLEYYKEKYGTAFYGVNKMYLMMEKQHNRGQDGAGFASIKLNTQPGDRYISRIRSNAAQPIQDIFAQINARINDEIKQHPEYAEDVALQKKHIPYLGELFLGHVRYGTFGKNSVESVHPFLRQNNWMHRNLIVAGNFNMTNVHQLFNNLVELGQHPKEKADTVTVMEKIGHFLDDEVRKLYKKLKTEGYSKVEASPLIAEQLKIGKILKKSAKNWDGGYAMAGLLGHGDSFVLRDPAGIRPCYYYCDDEVVVVASERPVIQTVFNVDFENVKELPPGHAIITKKNGNVKIKQILEPLERKACSFERIYFSRGSDSEIYRERKMLGKLLMPEVLKAIDHDTVNTVFSFIPNTAETSFYGMVEAAQDELNKQKNDTILAEKESLTDARLQEILAHRLRTEKIAIKDAKLRTFITEDSSRDDLVAHVYDVTYGVVKPEDNLVIIDDSIVRGTTLKKSILKMLDRTKPKKIVVVSSAPQIRYPDCYGIDMARLENLVAFQAALELLRETNQYHIVDEVYEKCKQQVELDDREVQNFVKEVYAPFTDEQISDKIAQLLSDDTIKAEVKIIFQSVENLHKACPQNLGDWYFTGNYPTFGGNRVVNRAFINFYEGSTERAY, encoded by the coding sequence ATGAGTGATGCTTTAAAACACGAATGCGGGATTGCCCAATTGCGACTGCTAAAGCCGTTAGAGTACTACAAAGAGAAGTACGGAACGGCATTTTACGGGGTAAACAAAATGTACCTCATGATGGAAAAGCAGCACAACCGCGGGCAGGATGGTGCCGGTTTTGCCAGCATCAAGCTCAACACCCAGCCGGGCGACCGCTATATAAGCCGCATAAGGTCTAATGCCGCACAGCCTATTCAGGATATTTTTGCTCAAATTAACGCCCGTATCAATGACGAAATAAAGCAGCATCCAGAATACGCCGAAGATGTTGCCCTTCAAAAAAAGCACATCCCGTACCTGGGAGAGCTGTTTTTGGGCCACGTGAGATATGGCACTTTTGGAAAGAACAGCGTGGAGAGTGTTCACCCGTTCTTGCGCCAAAACAACTGGATGCACCGAAACCTCATTGTTGCCGGAAATTTCAACATGACCAATGTGCACCAGCTCTTCAATAATCTTGTAGAACTGGGCCAACACCCAAAAGAAAAGGCCGATACCGTTACGGTAATGGAGAAAATTGGCCACTTCCTGGATGATGAAGTAAGAAAACTCTACAAAAAACTTAAAACCGAAGGCTATTCCAAAGTAGAAGCCTCTCCGCTAATTGCCGAGCAGTTAAAGATTGGAAAGATCCTTAAAAAATCGGCTAAGAACTGGGATGGCGGCTATGCCATGGCCGGCCTTTTAGGGCACGGCGATTCCTTTGTGTTAAGGGATCCGGCAGGAATAAGGCCCTGCTACTATTATTGTGATGACGAGGTGGTTGTGGTTGCTTCGGAAAGACCCGTGATACAAACTGTATTCAACGTAGATTTTGAAAACGTCAAAGAACTGCCCCCGGGACACGCCATCATCACCAAAAAGAACGGAAACGTAAAGATCAAGCAAATCCTGGAACCTCTAGAGAGAAAAGCATGCTCTTTTGAACGTATCTATTTTTCCCGCGGAAGTGATTCTGAAATCTACCGGGAGCGAAAAATGCTTGGAAAACTGCTTATGCCCGAAGTTCTCAAGGCAATTGACCACGATACTGTAAATACCGTTTTCTCCTTTATTCCGAATACGGCTGAAACTTCCTTCTACGGCATGGTAGAAGCCGCACAGGATGAGCTCAACAAACAAAAGAACGACACCATTCTTGCCGAAAAAGAGTCTTTGACCGATGCCCGCCTGCAGGAGATCCTTGCCCACAGGCTAAGAACTGAAAAGATCGCCATTAAAGATGCCAAACTGCGCACTTTCATTACTGAAGACAGCAGCCGTGACGACCTGGTGGCGCACGTGTATGACGTCACTTACGGCGTGGTAAAACCTGAAGACAACCTGGTGATCATTGATGACAGTATTGTTCGCGGTACTACTTTGAAGAAAAGTATCCTGAAGATGCTGGACCGCACCAAACCCAAGAAAATCGTGGTGGTCTCTTCGGCCCCGCAAATACGCTACCCCGACTGTTACGGGATAGACATGGCAAGACTGGAGAACCTGGTGGCCTTTCAGGCTGCCTTAGAGCTGCTCAGGGAAACAAACCAGTACCATATCGTAGATGAAGTCTACGAAAAATGCAAGCAACAGGTAGAACTTGACGACAGGGAAGTACAAAACTTCGTAAAAGAGGTCTACGCTCCTTTTACAGATGAACAGATCTCCGATAAAATTGCCCAGTTGCTAAGTGACGACACCATAAAAGCCGAAGTAAAGATCATCTTCCAATCTGTAGAAAACCTGCATAAGGCCTGTCCTCAAAACCTGGGAGACTGGTATTTTACAGGAAATTACCCCACCTTTGGAGGGAACCGGGTAGTGAACCGGGCCTTTATCAATTTCTATGAAGGAAGTACAGAAAGGGCATATTAA
- a CDS encoding PfkB family carbohydrate kinase, protein MNKLLIVGTVAFDAIETPFGKTDKILGGAATYIGLSAAQFDIKSAIVSVVGEDFPQEYLDLLKNRNINLSGTEIIKGGKTFFWSGKYHNDLNSRDTLDTQLNVLADFQPVVPEDFKSPDVVMLGNLHPLVQLSVLEQIERPKLVVLDTMNFWMDNTWDDLMKVIDKVDALTINDEEARQLTDEYSLVKAARKIAKMGPKYVVIKKGEHGALLFHNEQIFFAPALPLEEVFDPTGAGDTFAGGFTGYLAHTGDISFKNMKNAVIYGSNLASFCVEKFGTERMQNLTKEEVHQRLEEFKALTQFQIKLT, encoded by the coding sequence ATGAATAAGTTATTAATAGTGGGCACGGTTGCCTTTGATGCTATCGAGACCCCTTTTGGTAAAACAGATAAAATTCTTGGTGGTGCGGCCACATATATTGGCCTCTCTGCAGCACAATTTGATATTAAAAGCGCTATAGTTTCTGTGGTGGGAGAAGATTTTCCGCAGGAATATTTAGACTTGCTTAAAAACAGGAATATTAACCTTAGCGGAACCGAAATAATCAAAGGCGGAAAAACCTTTTTTTGGAGCGGTAAGTACCACAACGACCTCAATTCGCGTGATACTCTGGACACCCAATTGAATGTTCTTGCCGATTTTCAGCCGGTGGTGCCCGAAGATTTTAAATCCCCCGATGTGGTAATGCTGGGAAACCTTCACCCACTGGTGCAGCTAAGTGTGCTTGAACAAATTGAAAGACCTAAGCTGGTGGTGTTAGACACCATGAACTTCTGGATGGACAATACCTGGGATGACCTTATGAAGGTGATTGATAAAGTAGATGCCCTTACTATTAATGACGAAGAAGCAAGGCAGCTTACAGACGAGTATTCTTTGGTGAAAGCCGCACGTAAGATCGCCAAAATGGGGCCTAAATATGTAGTGATTAAAAAAGGGGAACACGGGGCTTTACTGTTCCACAACGAGCAGATCTTTTTCGCACCCGCCCTACCGTTAGAAGAAGTTTTTGACCCTACCGGGGCAGGAGACACTTTTGCCGGCGGGTTTACAGGCTACCTTGCGCATACAGGAGACATCTCTTTCAAGAACATGAAAAATGCGGTGATCTACGGCTCTAATCTCGCCTCTTTCTGCGTGGAGAAATTCGGGACCGAAAGGATGCAGAACCTCACCAAAGAAGAAGTGCATCAACGCCTGGAAGAGTTTAAAGCCTTAACACAATTCCAAATCAAACTTACTTAA
- the rnhA gene encoding ribonuclease HI, with product MNDASVHIYTDGAARGNPGPGGYGIVMEWVGKPYRKEFSKGYKHTTNNRMELLAVIEALKKLKNPDTRVLVFTDSKYVADAVEKGWVFNWEKKGFKDRKNVDLWIEFLKEYRKHKVKFQWIKGHNEHPQNERCDSLAVAASKEKRLLVDTGFEGDSKSLF from the coding sequence ATGAATGATGCCAGTGTTCACATATATACCGATGGGGCGGCCAGGGGAAACCCGGGGCCCGGCGGGTACGGAATAGTGATGGAATGGGTAGGAAAGCCCTACCGCAAGGAGTTCTCAAAAGGCTACAAACACACCACCAATAACCGGATGGAGTTACTGGCGGTGATAGAAGCCCTCAAAAAACTGAAAAACCCCGATACCCGCGTGCTTGTTTTCACCGATTCCAAATACGTGGCCGATGCCGTGGAAAAAGGCTGGGTTTTCAACTGGGAAAAAAAGGGCTTTAAAGACCGCAAGAACGTAGACCTGTGGATAGAGTTCTTAAAAGAATACCGCAAGCACAAGGTTAAATTCCAGTGGATTAAAGGCCACAACGAGCACCCTCAAAACGAGCGCTGCGACAGCCTGGCCGTAGCAGCTTCCAAAGAGAAACGCCTTTTGGTAGACACAGGATTTGAAGGAGATTCAAAAAGCCTTTTTTGA
- the purN gene encoding phosphoribosylglycinamide formyltransferase, whose protein sequence is MQTQEKFRKKKIVIFASGNGSNAENIITYFQQKNTAEVIAVFSNNRRAKVLERAHRLGVKALHFDREAIYQSNEVLRLLKDMNPNLIVLAGFLWIFPTNILKQFPNKVINIHPALLPKYGGKGMYGMHVHKAIHEKKEVETGISIHYVNEHYDEGKMIFQATTAIKPEDSVQDIAEKIHELEQEHFPKVIENLLFPLPNE, encoded by the coding sequence TTGCAAACACAAGAAAAATTCAGAAAAAAGAAAATAGTGATCTTTGCTTCGGGTAATGGATCAAATGCCGAGAACATTATAACCTATTTTCAGCAGAAAAATACTGCGGAAGTTATTGCCGTTTTCTCCAATAACCGAAGGGCCAAAGTGCTGGAAAGAGCGCACCGCCTGGGCGTAAAAGCCCTGCATTTTGACCGGGAGGCCATCTACCAGTCTAATGAAGTGCTGCGTTTATTAAAAGACATGAACCCCAACCTTATTGTGCTTGCAGGTTTTCTCTGGATTTTCCCCACTAATATCCTGAAGCAATTTCCCAATAAGGTAATTAACATTCACCCCGCACTCCTCCCAAAATACGGCGGAAAAGGAATGTATGGAATGCATGTTCACAAAGCCATACACGAAAAGAAGGAAGTAGAAACCGGGATAAGCATTCATTACGTCAATGAACATTACGACGAGGGCAAAATGATCTTTCAGGCCACCACTGCTATTAAACCCGAAGATTCTGTTCAGGATATTGCTGAAAAGATCCATGAACTGGAACAGGAACATTTTCCGAAGGTGATAGAAAATCTTTTATTCCCGCTGCCAAATGAATGA
- a CDS encoding acyl carrier protein — protein MSDIASRVKAIIVDKLGVDENEVVNEASFTNDLGADSLDTVELIMEFEKEFDIQIPDDQAENIATVGQAISYIEDAKK, from the coding sequence ATGTCAGACATTGCATCAAGAGTAAAAGCGATTATCGTTGACAAGTTAGGAGTTGACGAGAATGAAGTAGTAAACGAAGCTAGCTTCACCAACGACTTGGGCGCTGATTCATTAGACACTGTAGAGTTGATCATGGAATTTGAGAAGGAATTTGATATCCAGATTCCAGACGACCAGGCAGAGAACATTGCTACTGTGGGTCAGGCAATCTCTTATATTGAAGACGCAAAAAAATAA
- the fabF gene encoding beta-ketoacyl-ACP synthase II encodes MELKRVVVTGLGALTPIGNNIEEYWEALVNGKSGSAPITYFDTEKFKTKFACEIKNFKVEDYFDRKEARKLDKFAQYALVASDEAIKDSGLDLDTIDKLRVGVIWGAGIGGLETFQDEVLAFGKGDGTPRFNPFFIPKMIADIAPGNISIKHGFMGPNYTTVSACASAANALIDALNTIRLGNSDIIVTGGSEAAVAPAGMGGFNAMHALSTRNESPETASRPFDATRDGFVLGEGAGALVLEEYEHAKARGAKIYAEVLGGGLSSDAHHMTAPHPEGIGVVAVMENCLRNARLKPEDVDHINTHGTSTPLGDVAELKAIKKVFGEHAKDININSTKSMTGHLLGAAGAVEAIASILAMKHGVVPPTINHEVQDENIDPELNLTLNKAQKRDVRVAMSNTFGFGGHNACVLFKKLDE; translated from the coding sequence ATGGAGTTGAAGCGAGTTGTAGTAACTGGATTAGGTGCCCTTACCCCAATTGGAAATAATATTGAAGAATATTGGGAAGCCCTGGTAAACGGTAAAAGTGGGTCTGCACCCATTACCTATTTTGATACCGAGAAATTCAAAACTAAATTCGCTTGCGAGATCAAAAACTTCAAGGTTGAAGACTATTTTGATCGAAAGGAAGCCAGGAAACTCGACAAGTTCGCCCAGTATGCGCTGGTAGCTTCAGATGAAGCTATTAAAGATTCTGGGCTGGACCTTGATACCATCGATAAGCTTCGTGTAGGAGTGATTTGGGGTGCCGGGATTGGAGGTCTTGAAACTTTTCAGGATGAAGTTCTGGCTTTTGGCAAGGGAGACGGAACCCCAAGATTCAATCCTTTCTTTATTCCAAAGATGATCGCCGATATTGCTCCTGGAAATATTTCCATTAAGCACGGCTTCATGGGCCCCAACTATACCACGGTTTCAGCATGTGCATCTGCAGCAAACGCATTAATTGATGCCCTCAATACTATTAGGCTTGGCAATAGTGACATTATTGTCACCGGGGGTAGTGAAGCAGCGGTTGCTCCTGCCGGAATGGGTGGATTTAATGCCATGCATGCCCTTTCTACAAGGAATGAGAGCCCCGAAACTGCTTCAAGGCCTTTTGATGCAACACGCGACGGTTTTGTTCTGGGTGAAGGTGCGGGTGCGCTTGTTCTCGAAGAATATGAACATGCAAAGGCAAGAGGGGCAAAGATTTATGCAGAAGTACTGGGTGGCGGGTTATCTTCGGATGCTCACCATATGACTGCCCCACATCCCGAAGGAATTGGAGTCGTGGCGGTAATGGAGAACTGCCTTAGAAATGCCCGGCTTAAACCCGAAGATGTAGATCACATCAATACTCACGGAACATCTACCCCTTTGGGAGATGTGGCCGAACTTAAGGCTATTAAGAAGGTGTTTGGAGAACATGCCAAAGATATCAACATCAACTCCACAAAATCCATGACAGGCCACCTGCTGGGTGCCGCGGGAGCTGTAGAAGCAATTGCCTCTATTCTCGCCATGAAACACGGAGTTGTGCCGCCTACCATCAATCACGAAGTTCAGGATGAGAACATTGATCCCGAATTAAATCTTACCCTTAATAAGGCGCAGAAGAGAGATGTGAGAGTGGCTATGAGCAATACCTTTGGTTTTGGAGGTCATAATGCCTGCGTTTTGTTCAAAAAACTGGACGAGTAA
- the rnc gene encoding ribonuclease III, whose translation MSVIRNILNSRSSRGGNFFVELTKIMGFKPRNIAHYKKAFTHRSLNQKDAEGNAINFERMEFLGDAMLSAVIASHLFNEVPSGNEGYLTKMRSKIVSRKHLNELGKDLELIKYIQTNIPIEQFGTNIHGNLFEALVGAIYLDRGYRYTKKFIYERVIEPYVDIEQLEGTVISYKGLLIEWCQKEKKEFSFEVYEDTGKDELKHFAVKLRIENRVVAKARATSKKKAEEKASKRAYYALQSKIDHP comes from the coding sequence ATGAGTGTAATAAGAAACATATTAAATTCCCGCTCCTCCAGAGGCGGGAATTTTTTTGTGGAATTAACAAAGATAATGGGGTTCAAACCCCGCAATATTGCACACTACAAAAAAGCATTCACCCACCGCTCTTTAAACCAGAAAGATGCAGAGGGCAACGCCATTAACTTTGAAAGGATGGAATTTCTTGGAGATGCTATGCTAAGTGCCGTTATAGCTTCGCACCTGTTCAATGAAGTGCCAAGTGGTAACGAAGGCTACCTCACAAAAATGCGCTCCAAGATTGTAAGCCGTAAGCACCTGAATGAACTTGGGAAAGATCTCGAGTTGATCAAATATATTCAGACTAATATTCCCATAGAGCAGTTTGGCACCAACATCCATGGAAACCTTTTTGAAGCCCTTGTAGGTGCCATTTACCTTGATAGGGGCTACAGGTATACCAAAAAATTTATCTATGAAAGGGTGATTGAGCCTTATGTAGATATCGAGCAACTGGAAGGCACGGTTATAAGTTATAAGGGTCTTTTAATAGAATGGTGCCAAAAGGAGAAGAAAGAGTTTAGCTTTGAAGTCTATGAAGATACAGGAAAAGACGAGCTAAAACATTTTGCTGTAAAATTAAGGATTGAGAACAGGGTTGTGGCTAAAGCCAGGGCGACCTCAAAGAAGAAAGCCGAAGAAAAAGCATCCAAAAGGGCATATTACGCCCTGCAGAGCAAAATAGACCACCCTTAA
- a CDS encoding IPExxxVDY family protein: MPAHKLVLNDVFEQPYKLLAVHSSVEEYKLAYLLNKHLGLKLARTPKDIDLHKGNESNYFAHFIYEDLRQYCTYHLVSNVARREGRTGSNKDSLFFADELAVQKSILLPEFKQVDFLLKIEDELDAVSLKMLNALILEIPQVSTAYAVDFHHIKTKENLIFD; encoded by the coding sequence ATGCCGGCGCATAAACTGGTTTTAAATGACGTTTTTGAACAGCCCTACAAGCTACTTGCGGTACATTCTTCGGTAGAAGAGTACAAGCTGGCTTACCTGTTAAACAAACATTTAGGCCTTAAATTAGCCAGAACGCCAAAGGATATTGATCTTCATAAAGGAAATGAGAGCAACTATTTTGCGCATTTTATCTATGAAGATCTACGGCAATATTGTACTTATCACCTGGTAAGTAACGTTGCCAGGCGGGAAGGAAGAACGGGTTCTAATAAGGACTCTCTTTTTTTTGCGGATGAACTGGCTGTCCAAAAATCAATTCTTTTACCAGAATTTAAGCAGGTAGATTTTTTGCTGAAGATCGAGGATGAACTGGATGCGGTATCTTTAAAGATGCTCAACGCATTGATCCTCGAGATCCCACAGGTTTCTACGGCGTATGCCGTTGATTTTCATCACATAAAAACTAAAGAAAATTTAATTTTTGACTAA
- the pyk gene encoding pyruvate kinase: protein MPNTKKTKIVATLGPATSSKDVLRDMMHAGVNVFRINFSHADYEDVKQRIKLIRELNEENGFTAAILGDLQGPKLRVGKMKEEVVVTKGDEITFVTGEEFEGTASRVYMNYNEFPQDVKAGERILLDDGKLIFEVVSTNQKDEVLAKVIQGGPLRSKKGVNLPNTKISLPALTEKDIQDAIFAVEQGVDWIALSFVRNSDDLIQLQNLIKEHTDHKIPIIAKIEKPEGVDNIDKIVAYCDGLMVARGDLGVEIPAQEVPLIQKQLVLKAKKARIPVIIATQMMETMITSLTPTRAEVNDVANSVMDGADAVMLSGETSVGNYPVQVIEKMSQIIMSVENSPLIKVPHEPPHVRTKRYITKSICYHAAHMANEIKAKAICTLTNSGYTAFQISAWRPESNILVFTSNKRILNQLSLLWGVRAFYYDKMVSTDETIDDINRIASENKFVEKGDFTINLAAMPITSKGMVNTLRISEIE from the coding sequence ATGCCGAATACGAAAAAGACTAAAATTGTGGCCACCCTAGGGCCAGCAACGAGTTCGAAAGACGTTTTGAGAGATATGATGCATGCAGGTGTAAACGTGTTTAGGATCAATTTTTCTCACGCCGATTATGAAGATGTAAAACAACGCATAAAGCTTATAAGGGAACTAAATGAAGAAAATGGCTTTACCGCAGCCATACTTGGTGACCTGCAGGGACCCAAATTAAGGGTAGGGAAGATGAAGGAAGAAGTGGTGGTAACCAAAGGAGATGAAATCACCTTTGTCACCGGTGAAGAATTTGAAGGCACAGCTTCAAGGGTTTACATGAACTACAACGAATTCCCTCAGGATGTAAAAGCCGGAGAGCGAATTCTTCTTGATGATGGTAAACTTATCTTTGAAGTGGTGTCTACCAACCAAAAAGATGAGGTTCTTGCAAAAGTGATACAGGGAGGCCCATTGAGGTCTAAAAAAGGAGTTAACCTTCCTAATACAAAGATTTCCCTTCCGGCCCTTACCGAAAAAGATATTCAGGATGCCATTTTTGCCGTTGAGCAGGGTGTAGACTGGATTGCTCTTTCTTTTGTGAGAAACAGCGATGACCTTATTCAACTTCAGAATTTAATAAAAGAACATACAGATCACAAGATCCCAATCATTGCCAAGATCGAAAAGCCTGAAGGTGTTGATAATATCGACAAGATCGTGGCTTATTGCGACGGACTAATGGTAGCGCGGGGTGACCTGGGAGTGGAAATTCCTGCACAGGAAGTTCCGCTTATTCAGAAGCAACTGGTGCTAAAGGCTAAAAAAGCCCGCATTCCGGTTATAATTGCTACCCAAATGATGGAAACCATGATCACCAGCCTTACCCCAACAAGGGCCGAGGTGAACGACGTGGCGAACTCTGTAATGGATGGGGCCGATGCCGTGATGTTAAGTGGAGAAACTTCAGTAGGTAATTACCCGGTGCAGGTGATTGAAAAAATGAGCCAAATTATTATGAGCGTTGAGAATTCACCGCTTATTAAGGTACCTCATGAGCCACCACACGTGCGTACCAAGAGATACATTACCAAATCTATCTGTTACCACGCTGCCCATATGGCCAATGAGATCAAAGCTAAAGCTATTTGTACTTTGACCAATAGTGGTTATACAGCTTTCCAGATCTCGGCCTGGAGACCAGAATCTAATATTCTTGTGTTCACTTCTAATAAAAGGATCCTTAATCAATTAAGCCTTTTATGGGGGGTACGTGCGTTTTACTACGATAAAATGGTAAGTACAGACGAGACTATTGATGATATCAACAGGATTGCTTCAGAAAATAAATTTGTTGAAAAGGGTGATTTCACCATCAACCTCGCAGCCATGCCTATTACCAGTAAAGGAATGGTGAATACATTGAGAATTTCAGAAATTGAATAA
- the dinB gene encoding DNA polymerase IV, giving the protein MEEIIQRKIIHVDMDAFYASVEQLDNPELRGKPIAVGGSSQRGVVAAASYEARKFGVKSAMSSVLAKRNCPELIFVKPRFERYKELSQRIRNIFFEYTDLVEPLSLDEAYLDVSQNKKGNPSATMIAKEIRQKIKEKTGLNASAGISINKFIAKVASDVNKPNGQKTVNPEEVEAFLEDLEIRKFYGVGKVTAEKMYRLGIFTGKDLKTKPLDFLNDHFGKSGEYYYQVVRGIHNSEVKPSRIRKSLGAERTFEENISSEVFMLERLENISEEIERRLTRSKVAGKTITLKIKYSDFTLQTRSKTLSYYISSKELILEAAKELLYQEKMRESVRLLGISLSNLNTDKAEEKEEKKEIAVQLKFDF; this is encoded by the coding sequence ATGGAGGAGATCATACAGCGGAAGATTATTCACGTAGACATGGATGCGTTCTATGCCTCGGTAGAACAGTTAGACAACCCTGAACTGCGCGGTAAACCTATTGCAGTGGGCGGTAGTTCGCAGCGCGGCGTTGTAGCGGCAGCAAGTTATGAAGCCCGCAAGTTTGGCGTGAAAAGTGCCATGAGTAGTGTGCTGGCAAAGCGCAATTGCCCCGAGCTCATCTTTGTAAAGCCAAGATTTGAACGCTACAAGGAACTTTCACAGCGCATAAGGAATATTTTCTTTGAGTATACAGATCTTGTAGAACCCTTGTCACTTGATGAGGCTTACCTTGACGTGTCCCAGAATAAAAAAGGCAATCCCAGTGCCACTATGATCGCCAAAGAAATTCGGCAGAAGATAAAGGAGAAGACTGGTTTAAATGCTTCCGCAGGGATATCGATCAATAAATTCATTGCCAAGGTAGCCAGTGACGTCAACAAACCTAACGGACAAAAGACCGTAAACCCCGAAGAGGTGGAGGCTTTCCTGGAAGACCTTGAAATAAGGAAGTTCTACGGGGTAGGCAAGGTAACTGCCGAAAAGATGTACAGGCTGGGCATCTTTACCGGAAAAGACCTCAAAACCAAACCTCTTGATTTTCTCAATGACCACTTCGGAAAGAGCGGGGAATATTATTATCAGGTGGTGCGGGGAATTCACAATAGTGAAGTAAAACCTTCACGAATAAGGAAATCTTTGGGTGCAGAGCGCACTTTTGAAGAGAATATATCTTCAGAAGTATTTATGCTGGAGCGGCTGGAGAATATTTCCGAAGAAATTGAGCGGCGCCTTACCCGGAGTAAGGTTGCTGGAAAAACGATCACCCTAAAGATAAAATACAGCGATTTTACGCTGCAAACCCGCAGTAAAACGCTGTCTTACTACATCTCTTCAAAAGAATTGATCCTGGAAGCCGCAAAAGAGCTGTTGTACCAGGAAAAAATGAGGGAAAGCGTGCGCCTGCTGGGAATTTCCCTGTCTAACCTCAATACCGATAAAGCGGAAGAAAAAGAGGAGAAGAAGGAAATTGCAGTACAGCTAAAGTTTGATTTTTGA
- a CDS encoding NAD(P)H-binding protein — translation MKTAIILGATGLTGGELLERLLKDKRYEKIKLFSRSTAGVKNDKIEEHLIDLFELEKHSDDFVADEVYCCIGTTQAKTTDEDTYHKIDYGIPVNAAKLAKNNGISRFLVISALGADEESRFFYNRTKGEMERDVKAQGIAETYIFEPSLIAGKRDEKRPFEAAWQKAMSVGNHLLIGPLKKYRSITAEKIADAMIYVANNKYSATCIKSSEIREIADSYR, via the coding sequence ATGAAAACTGCTATTATATTGGGAGCCACAGGCCTTACCGGTGGAGAGTTGCTCGAAAGGCTGCTTAAGGATAAGCGCTATGAAAAGATCAAACTTTTCTCCCGCTCTACCGCAGGTGTCAAAAATGACAAAATTGAAGAACATTTAATTGATCTGTTCGAACTGGAAAAACACTCAGACGATTTTGTGGCCGATGAAGTCTACTGCTGTATTGGCACCACCCAGGCGAAAACAACCGATGAGGATACTTACCACAAAATTGACTACGGAATTCCCGTAAATGCCGCAAAACTGGCCAAAAATAACGGAATTTCGAGGTTTTTGGTGATCTCAGCCCTGGGAGCCGATGAAGAAAGCCGCTTTTTCTACAACCGTACAAAAGGAGAAATGGAACGCGACGTAAAGGCGCAGGGCATTGCCGAAACTTACATTTTTGAACCTTCCCTTATCGCCGGGAAGCGCGATGAAAAACGCCCTTTTGAAGCCGCCTGGCAAAAGGCGATGAGTGTGGGCAACCACCTGCTTATTGGGCCGCTTAAAAAGTACAGGAGTATTACTGCCGAAAAGATCGCCGATGCCATGATCTACGTGGCCAACAATAAATATTCGGCTACCTGTATAAAATCTTCGGAAATTAGGGAAATTGCCGATAGTTATCGTTAA
- a CDS encoding CYTH domain-containing protein, translated as MQEIERKFLILETPDFKDKARNKTRIVQGYLNSAPERTVRVRIKAEKGFLTIKGKSSSDGLTRFEWEKEIPLFEAEELLKLCEPGVIEKFRYEVEVGEHIFEVDEFIGLNEGLLMAEVELQHENEEFLKPAWLGKEVTGEKRYYNSYLSKFPFKDWQISRP; from the coding sequence ATGCAGGAAATAGAACGCAAATTTCTCATTTTAGAGACGCCCGATTTTAAAGATAAAGCCCGAAACAAGACCAGAATCGTGCAGGGCTATCTCAACTCGGCACCCGAAAGAACCGTGAGGGTGCGCATAAAGGCTGAAAAAGGTTTTTTGACCATTAAGGGAAAAAGCAGTAGCGACGGGCTCACACGTTTTGAATGGGAAAAGGAAATTCCCCTTTTTGAAGCCGAAGAACTGCTGAAGCTTTGTGAGCCGGGTGTCATTGAAAAATTCAGGTATGAGGTTGAAGTAGGGGAGCACATTTTTGAAGTCGACGAGTTTATAGGTCTTAATGAAGGCCTGCTAATGGCTGAAGTGGAGCTTCAACATGAAAATGAAGAATTTTTAAAGCCGGCATGGCTGGGTAAAGAAGTGACAGGAGAAAAGCGTTACTACAATTCTTACCTCAGTAAATTTCCTTTTAAGGATTGGCAAATATCAAGACCATGA